Below is a window of Planctomycetota bacterium DNA.
CACGAAGATGGCGACCTGGTCCTGGTCGGTGGCGGGCAGCGCGCGTTCAAAGATCTTCTTCAGATCCTCGCGGTGATTGCGGAAGCCCAGATCCTCCAGCAGCAGCTTGAGAATGTCGCGGTGGCCGGGGAAGCGCATCGTCTTGTAGTTTAGATTGCGCACCTTGCCCTTGAGCGTCTCGCCCAGGCTGCCTAGGCCGCCCGAGGTGTTGAACGCCTCAAGGTCAATGCCGTCGATCTTCATCTGCTCGAGCTGCTCCAGCGGCGGCACGGTCACGAACTGCCCCTCCAGAATCGCCTCGCAGGGCTGGCAATACTCATTGATCAGGCCGTCCGTGCTCCAGGTCAGGTTGTACTTCATCGCGTTGTTGGGGAAGCGCGGCAGCGCGCCGACGCGAAGTCGCAGGTCCTGGATCTTGTCGAAGCCCTTGGCCAGGTGCCACGCGGCGATGGTGATGAATCCCGGCGCCAGGCCGCACTGCGGGATGAACGCGGTGCTTGCATCCTTCGCGAGCGCGATCACCTGCTTGGTCACGGCGACATCCTCGGTGAGATCGAGATAGTGCACACC
It encodes the following:
- a CDS encoding saccharopine dehydrogenase NADP-binding domain-containing protein; its protein translation is MKKVIILGAGKIGRMCVHLLQKCGDYEVTCMDSSEANLAWVTKHVSGAKCIKAKFDDAKALDSSFAGQWAVLSCAPFQCNLLIAQKAKAHGVHYLDLTEDVAVTKQVIALAKDASTAFIPQCGLAPGFITIAAWHLAKGFDKIQDLRLRVGALPRFPNNAMKYNLTWSTDGLINEYCQPCEAILEGQFVTVPPLEQLEQMKIDGIDLEAFNTSGGLGSLGETLKGKVRNLNYKTMRFPGHRDILKLLLEDLGFRNHREDLKKIFERALPATDQDQVAIFVSCVGEKDGRLLEKTYAKIVLHKEIDGQPWTAIQITTAAGITAVLDLLKDGAIPAKGFVRNEDVPFEKFIANRFGKHYA